From the Deinococcus aquaticus genome, one window contains:
- a CDS encoding sensor domain-containing diguanylate cyclase → MPDFTAPTSDLTDAQALQLELQELQAAIAAELDPLTLSQHHRDAAYAAMDLGNPALAMTHAVTCLDIARSLEDVGVRARAHVTVALVMLDVYDDLGAWEHFREADALASAAGQARDVALVAVNASHYELERGRDRDATLRLLDLLDSPFARGLHLPGVSAPHTLEATFHINLVKAASRGTRLELLGADLAARVAGPLNTSVAALYGYRERPEGLPGPRWRPEVLESLTEWEWSRGNHGAATDLVDERVRLSGESGSPNLLGRALLDRSLLRGALGHDAAAIADAALASAAFRESGQDLLVTQAMQAQADARARLGEFREAFGVQRALTRQLETLYRAYFQQGAQLRQIERQVGEAEVRAAAFAEAALRDPLTGAPNRTAAMQRLEHLQERANMGQPSALALLDIDHFKRVNDRYGHAAGDAVLLRAVQVLTAGIREQDCLARFGGEEFLLILAGTPLNVARQVCDRLCVALASHDWSDVSPDLQVTASFGLARLRAGSDLRLVLRAADSAMYEAKAAGRNTVREAPDT, encoded by the coding sequence TTGCCTGACTTCACGGCTCCCACTTCCGACCTGACGGACGCGCAGGCACTGCAACTGGAGTTGCAGGAGTTGCAGGCGGCCATCGCGGCGGAACTCGACCCGCTGACGCTCTCGCAGCATCACCGGGACGCGGCTTACGCGGCGATGGACCTGGGAAACCCGGCACTGGCGATGACGCACGCGGTCACGTGCCTGGATATCGCGCGGTCCCTGGAGGACGTGGGCGTGCGGGCGCGGGCGCACGTGACGGTGGCGCTGGTGATGCTGGACGTGTACGACGACCTGGGTGCCTGGGAGCACTTCCGGGAGGCGGACGCCCTGGCCAGCGCGGCCGGGCAGGCGCGGGACGTGGCGCTGGTCGCCGTGAACGCCTCGCACTACGAACTGGAACGCGGCCGGGACCGGGACGCGACCCTGCGGCTGCTGGACCTGCTGGACTCGCCGTTCGCACGGGGGTTGCATCTGCCGGGCGTGTCCGCGCCGCACACGCTGGAGGCGACATTCCACATCAATCTGGTGAAGGCCGCGTCCCGTGGAACGCGCCTGGAACTGCTGGGCGCGGACCTCGCGGCGCGGGTTGCCGGGCCGCTGAACACGTCGGTGGCGGCGCTGTACGGCTACCGGGAGCGTCCGGAGGGCCTGCCCGGCCCGCGCTGGCGGCCCGAGGTGCTGGAATCGCTGACTGAATGGGAGTGGAGCCGCGGGAATCACGGGGCCGCCACCGACCTGGTTGACGAGCGCGTGAGACTTTCCGGGGAGAGCGGCAGTCCGAACCTGCTGGGCCGCGCGCTGCTGGACCGCAGCCTGCTGCGCGGCGCTCTCGGTCACGACGCGGCCGCCATCGCAGACGCCGCGCTCGCCAGCGCCGCCTTCCGGGAGTCCGGGCAGGACCTGCTGGTCACGCAGGCCATGCAGGCCCAGGCGGACGCCCGCGCGCGCCTCGGGGAGTTCCGGGAGGCGTTCGGTGTGCAGCGCGCCCTGACCCGGCAACTCGAAACGCTGTACCGCGCGTACTTCCAGCAGGGCGCGCAGTTACGGCAGATCGAGCGGCAGGTCGGTGAGGCCGAGGTGCGGGCCGCCGCGTTCGCGGAGGCGGCGCTGCGGGACCCGCTGACCGGCGCGCCCAACCGCACGGCCGCCATGCAGCGCCTGGAGCACCTGCAGGAGCGCGCGAACATGGGTCAGCCGAGTGCGCTGGCGCTGCTGGACATCGATCACTTCAAACGCGTGAACGACCGTTACGGGCACGCCGCCGGCGACGCGGTCCTGCTGCGGGCCGTGCAGGTCCTCACGGCCGGCATCCGCGAGCAGGACTGCCTGGCGCGTTTCGGTGGTGAGGAGTTCCTGCTGATCCTGGCAGGCACGCCCCTGAACGTGGCGCGGCAGGTCTGCGACCGTCTGTGCGTGGCACTGGCCAGTCACGACTGGTCGGACGTGAGCCCGGACCTGCAGGTCACGGCCAGTTTCGGACTGGCGCGGCTCCGGGCGGGCAGCGACCTGCGACTGGTGCTGAGAGCGGCCGACAGCGCCATGTACGAGGCGAAGGCCGCCGGGCGCAACACCGTGCGGGAAGCGCCGGACACCTGA
- a CDS encoding STAS domain-containing protein, with product MSFSYSASGSHLILAGRLDAQNAAELRQTIRDHVAAHTGNVTADLSDVPFMDSSALAALVAALKDCRRQGRTLSLTGASASVRELLSLTMLDRIFGLSVSGVRP from the coding sequence ATGTCTTTCAGCTACTCCGCCAGCGGTTCCCACCTGATTCTCGCCGGACGCCTGGACGCCCAGAACGCCGCCGAGCTGCGCCAGACCATCCGCGATCACGTCGCCGCCCACACCGGGAACGTGACCGCCGACCTGAGCGACGTGCCCTTCATGGACTCCAGCGCCCTGGCCGCCCTGGTCGCCGCCCTGAAAGACTGCCGCCGCCAGGGCCGCACCCTGTCCCTGACCGGCGCGAGCGCCTCCGTGCGTGAACTGCTGTCCCTGACCATGCTCGACCGCATCTTCGGCCTGAGTGTTAGCGGGGTCCGCCCGTGA
- a CDS encoding HD domain-containing phosphohydrolase — translation MTRRLLTLGSADDLCREGLRFMARELNADVGMLHLAVNDREFRLVEQLGDHPLLHRHRLQIMEPGWVALLTAGTWISSPVPSPEWTGPDERSYVHLGARHLVNFGLFSGPRLIGTVNLLFNRPRADLNGLRVLGTIGALWGTLLERLETETALRTREAMLRTVTDQGTDLVTVLRPDGTVVYQSRGVPALLGRSAEGMLGRSVLEGIHPDDLACVSRCLAALVATPGGADSLTFRVVHREGRVVWLESHARNLLDEPAVGGLVVHSRDVTAQVAAKRSLERRVQELTLMHATSLQLQEARTVEEIASRVVRLIEVRLGHPFVWLAEQVGDELLMRACDLNREETLRSRGHSLPVSEGLCGAAVRGGVTLLVGDVSQDERYAPIGHEVRSELVTPIRVAGRVWGVLNVESPALNAFDEDDRQALETVAAQTGAALANVLLLADLRDSRDALSGAYERTIEGWARALDFRDRETEGHSQRVTELTVALARRMGVPEAELVHVRRGALLHDIGKMGIPDSILLKPGQLDAHEWQVMQRHPDMARELLEPIEFLRPALDIPHAHHEKWSGGGYPRGLKGEEIPLAARIFAVIDVWDALRHDRPCRPAWDEARARALIEEESGVHFDPQVARAFLSWLAEAGEPADLNALLAATPGVPATPGGPGAPEGGLA, via the coding sequence GTGACCCGTCGGTTGCTGACCCTGGGCAGTGCGGACGACCTGTGCCGCGAGGGCCTGCGGTTCATGGCGCGGGAGTTGAACGCGGACGTGGGCATGCTGCACCTCGCGGTGAACGACAGGGAATTCCGGCTGGTCGAGCAGTTGGGTGACCACCCGCTACTACACCGGCACCGGCTTCAGATCATGGAGCCCGGCTGGGTGGCCCTGCTGACGGCCGGTACGTGGATCAGTTCGCCGGTCCCGTCGCCGGAGTGGACGGGGCCGGATGAACGCAGTTACGTGCACCTGGGAGCGCGGCACCTCGTGAACTTCGGGTTGTTCAGCGGGCCGCGTCTGATCGGCACGGTGAACCTGCTGTTCAACCGGCCGCGCGCGGACCTGAACGGGTTGCGGGTGCTGGGCACCATCGGGGCGCTGTGGGGCACGCTGCTCGAACGCCTGGAGACCGAAACGGCCCTGAGGACGCGTGAGGCGATGCTGCGCACCGTGACGGATCAGGGCACCGACCTGGTGACGGTGTTGCGGCCGGACGGCACGGTCGTGTACCAGAGCCGTGGCGTGCCCGCGCTGCTGGGCCGCTCTGCGGAAGGCATGCTGGGGCGCAGCGTGCTGGAGGGCATTCACCCGGATGACCTGGCGTGCGTGAGTCGGTGTCTGGCGGCGCTGGTGGCCACGCCGGGCGGCGCGGACAGTCTGACGTTCCGGGTGGTTCACCGGGAGGGGCGGGTGGTGTGGCTGGAATCGCACGCGCGCAACCTGCTGGACGAACCGGCGGTGGGTGGGCTGGTGGTGCACTCGCGGGACGTGACGGCGCAGGTGGCGGCGAAACGGTCCCTGGAGCGGCGGGTGCAGGAGCTGACGCTGATGCACGCCACGAGCCTGCAGTTGCAGGAGGCGCGCACCGTAGAGGAGATCGCGTCGCGGGTGGTGCGGCTGATCGAGGTCCGCCTGGGCCACCCGTTCGTGTGGCTGGCCGAGCAGGTGGGGGATGAACTGCTGATGCGGGCGTGCGACCTGAACCGCGAGGAGACCCTGAGGTCGCGGGGGCATTCGCTGCCGGTCAGTGAGGGGCTGTGCGGCGCGGCCGTGCGGGGCGGCGTGACCCTACTGGTCGGTGACGTGTCGCAGGATGAGCGGTACGCGCCGATCGGGCATGAAGTGCGCAGTGAACTGGTCACGCCGATCCGGGTGGCGGGCCGCGTGTGGGGCGTGCTGAACGTGGAAAGCCCGGCGCTGAACGCGTTCGACGAGGATGACCGGCAGGCGCTGGAAACGGTGGCCGCGCAGACAGGAGCGGCGCTGGCGAACGTGCTGCTGCTCGCGGACCTGCGGGACAGCCGGGACGCGCTGAGCGGCGCGTACGAGCGGACCATCGAGGGGTGGGCGCGGGCGCTGGATTTCCGGGACCGGGAAACCGAGGGGCACAGCCAGCGGGTAACAGAACTCACGGTGGCCCTCGCGAGGCGCATGGGCGTTCCCGAGGCGGAGCTGGTGCACGTGCGGCGCGGGGCGCTGCTGCACGACATCGGGAAGATGGGCATCCCGGATTCGATCCTGCTGAAACCCGGTCAGCTGGACGCGCACGAGTGGCAGGTCATGCAGCGCCACCCGGACATGGCGCGCGAACTGCTCGAACCCATCGAGTTCCTGCGGCCGGCGCTGGACATCCCGCACGCACACCACGAGAAATGGAGTGGCGGCGGGTACCCGCGCGGGTTGAAAGGCGAGGAGATTCCGCTGGCCGCTCGGATTTTCGCGGTGATCGACGTGTGGGACGCCCTGCGGCACGACCGGCCGTGCCGTCCGGCGTGGGATGAGGCGCGGGCGCGCGCGCTGATCGAGGAGGAGTCCGGCGTGCATTTTGATCCGCAGGTGGCGCGGGCGTTCCTGTCGTGGCTGGCGGAGGCCGGTGAGCCGGCGGACCTGAACGCACTCCTGGCGGCCACACCGGGTGTTCCGGCCACGCCGGGCGGACCTGGGGCGCCGGAGGGTGGCCTTGCCTGA
- a CDS encoding sensor histidine kinase, with amino-acid sequence MSTLNETASSPRTAQRLQATAAAEGSGAPLDAPHPELSYLLEVHNLSTDCIKTVSADGQLLSMNPNGQVVMQVDDFSTCQGSDWLSFWTGESRDLMLAAFEQARAGRPAQFTGYCPTMKGEPRWWDVTLAPLLGGPDQPVQDLLIVSRDVTDRVTLQRELETLNATLDSEVQRQTESLRRERQLLIQTNEELENITYAMSHDLLTPVRHLLSFARLARRVPDSDTQKRERYLQIIEDSASNLGRMIEGVLQFSRAGRLDLRPRPVNLNTLMLEVQRDLQAEQPGHAADWQIPDLPTVHADARALRSILKVLCLNALKYSRNETNPTVQISANREPESWRIDVTDNGAGFDPEYSHKLFQLFQRLHHQNEYEGAGTGLAFVRRLVSRHGGQVSAHGEKGVGATFSFTLPDLVIGTD; translated from the coding sequence ATGTCAACGTTGAATGAAACGGCGTCTTCACCGCGGACCGCCCAGCGGCTCCAGGCCACGGCCGCCGCTGAAGGGTCCGGCGCGCCGCTGGACGCTCCTCACCCGGAGTTGTCCTACCTGCTGGAAGTGCATAACCTCAGCACCGACTGCATCAAGACCGTGAGTGCCGACGGGCAGCTTCTGAGCATGAACCCCAACGGTCAGGTGGTCATGCAGGTCGACGATTTCAGCACCTGCCAGGGCAGCGACTGGTTGAGTTTCTGGACGGGTGAGAGCCGCGACCTGATGCTCGCCGCGTTCGAGCAGGCCCGTGCCGGCCGGCCCGCCCAGTTCACCGGGTACTGCCCCACCATGAAAGGCGAACCCCGCTGGTGGGACGTGACGCTCGCCCCCCTGTTAGGCGGCCCTGACCAGCCCGTTCAGGACCTGCTGATCGTGTCGAGGGACGTGACGGACCGCGTGACCCTCCAGCGTGAACTCGAAACTCTGAACGCTACGCTGGACAGCGAGGTGCAGCGGCAGACCGAAAGCCTGCGGCGCGAACGGCAACTGCTGATCCAGACGAACGAGGAACTCGAGAACATCACCTACGCCATGTCGCACGACCTGCTCACGCCCGTACGGCACCTGCTCAGCTTCGCGCGACTGGCCCGGCGCGTTCCCGACAGCGACACCCAGAAACGCGAACGGTACCTCCAGATCATCGAGGACAGTGCCAGCAACCTGGGCCGCATGATCGAGGGCGTCCTGCAGTTCAGCCGCGCCGGACGCCTCGACCTGCGACCCAGACCCGTGAACCTGAACACCCTGATGCTCGAAGTGCAGCGCGACCTGCAGGCCGAGCAGCCCGGCCACGCGGCCGACTGGCAGATCCCGGACCTGCCTACCGTCCACGCCGACGCCCGTGCCCTGCGGTCCATCCTGAAAGTTCTGTGCCTGAACGCCCTCAAGTACAGCCGCAACGAGACCAACCCCACCGTGCAGATCAGCGCGAACCGTGAACCCGAAAGCTGGCGCATCGACGTGACCGACAACGGCGCCGGCTTCGACCCCGAGTACAGTCACAAACTCTTCCAGCTGTTCCAGCGCCTGCACCACCAGAACGAGTACGAAGGCGCCGGCACCGGCCTCGCTTTCGTTCGCCGCCTGGTCTCCCGGCACGGCGGGCAGGTCAGCGCACACGGTGAGAAAGGCGTGGGCGCCACCTTCAGTTTCACGCTCCCTGACCTGGTGATTGGCACGGACTGA
- a CDS encoding ATP-binding SpoIIE family protein phosphatase, giving the protein MSSPLSPGLQTGDSQDTLFAELLEQVADLSDQLVFLHRLIPQALALDSKERAAELVQEAATLINTPRAALHLDGHWVSDAPGWLRDRPAPRRPTVLPAGSMHTGAPYADAWRPTAVLLIPCQSGWLAMWGKRQFQAGERSLIEALAKLLDAALQAQQARVEAERYALQQRDRIQAHAVWRAVAPETLVTPAGYHLNLLSQPASDFGGDFQFQEGEWVVVGDVSGKGLPAAIITAMFATAFTVAARNATLSGGLTEALHDHLERSGAFCTLAAMQIRPDGALRVFNVGHPPVLLRRADGSLEEIRASAPPIGTFPLLHLELERLWLHPGDALILYSDGLFEAETPGAEPYGLDRVFDLASRVPPGAFNQAALQDLGAYEIGDDLTLLTLQRDWQARGAHRVLPGDLADLPLIGDALREALPATHPALMPAELAVTELVVNAIRHGGATRVDLRVHASGDDALLTLTDNGSPFDPTRQDERSAGELREHGYGLLIARRCSREWHYARKGALNRQTLRLRAPAPAAPGALSDLAAQLL; this is encoded by the coding sequence ATGAGCAGCCCGCTCAGCCCCGGACTCCAGACGGGCGACAGCCAGGACACGCTGTTCGCCGAACTGCTCGAGCAGGTCGCGGACCTCAGTGATCAGCTGGTGTTCCTGCACCGCCTGATCCCGCAGGCCCTGGCGCTCGACAGCAAGGAGCGGGCCGCCGAACTGGTGCAGGAGGCCGCGACGCTGATCAACACCCCGCGCGCCGCCCTGCACCTGGACGGCCACTGGGTCAGCGACGCGCCCGGCTGGCTGCGCGACCGCCCCGCCCCGCGCCGCCCGACCGTGCTGCCCGCCGGGTCCATGCACACCGGCGCGCCCTACGCCGACGCGTGGCGGCCCACCGCCGTGCTGCTGATCCCCTGCCAGAGCGGCTGGCTGGCCATGTGGGGCAAACGCCAGTTCCAGGCCGGGGAGCGCAGCCTGATCGAGGCGCTCGCCAAGCTGCTCGACGCGGCCCTGCAGGCCCAGCAGGCCCGCGTGGAAGCCGAGCGCTACGCCCTGCAGCAGCGCGACCGCATTCAGGCGCACGCCGTGTGGCGGGCCGTGGCGCCCGAGACGCTGGTCACGCCGGCCGGGTACCACCTGAACCTGCTCAGCCAGCCCGCCAGCGATTTCGGCGGGGACTTCCAGTTTCAGGAGGGTGAGTGGGTGGTCGTCGGTGACGTGAGCGGCAAGGGCCTGCCGGCCGCGATCATCACGGCCATGTTCGCCACGGCGTTCACCGTCGCGGCCCGCAACGCCACCCTCAGCGGCGGGCTGACCGAGGCGCTGCACGACCACCTGGAACGCTCCGGGGCGTTCTGCACGCTGGCCGCCATGCAGATCCGGCCGGACGGGGCGCTGCGCGTGTTCAACGTGGGCCACCCGCCCGTGCTGCTGCGCCGCGCCGACGGCAGCCTCGAAGAGATCCGCGCCAGCGCCCCCCCCATCGGGACGTTCCCGCTGCTGCACCTGGAACTCGAGCGCCTCTGGCTGCATCCCGGCGACGCGCTGATCCTGTACAGCGACGGCCTGTTCGAAGCCGAGACGCCGGGCGCCGAACCCTACGGCCTGGACCGCGTGTTCGACCTGGCCTCCCGCGTGCCGCCCGGCGCGTTCAATCAGGCGGCCCTGCAGGACCTGGGCGCCTACGAGATCGGCGACGACCTGACCCTCCTGACCCTGCAACGCGACTGGCAGGCGCGCGGCGCGCACCGCGTCCTGCCGGGCGACCTGGCCGACCTGCCGCTGATCGGTGACGCGCTGCGCGAGGCGCTGCCCGCCACGCACCCGGCCCTGATGCCGGCCGAACTGGCCGTGACGGAACTCGTCGTGAACGCCATCCGGCACGGCGGCGCGACCCGCGTGGACCTGCGCGTGCACGCCAGCGGCGACGACGCCCTGCTGACCCTCACCGACAACGGTTCGCCGTTCGATCCGACCCGGCAGGACGAACGCAGCGCCGGGGAACTGCGCGAACACGGCTACGGCCTGCTGATCGCCCGGCGCTGCTCGCGCGAGTGGCATTATGCGAGAAAGGGCGCCCTGAACCGCCAGACCCTGCGCCTGCGCGCCCCCGCCCCCGCCGCGCCCGGCGCGCTGTCCGACCTCGCCGCCCAGCTGCTGTGA
- a CDS encoding response regulator, translated as MTSHLPANVTLFGQVPSKHVLIVEDAPGMRLLIRHILQQGGHKPIEAGSVEAALEELKLGAVDVIITDLFLPGDSGLELLRVLHGDPDAPPVIVLTSSGEDRLRERALTLGARAFLSKPFSRYELLDAVFAAGMPR; from the coding sequence GTGACCTCCCACCTGCCCGCGAACGTCACGCTGTTCGGGCAGGTGCCCTCCAAGCACGTCCTGATCGTCGAGGACGCCCCCGGCATGCGCCTGCTGATCCGCCACATCCTCCAGCAGGGCGGACACAAACCCATCGAGGCCGGGAGTGTCGAGGCGGCGCTGGAAGAACTGAAACTCGGCGCGGTCGACGTGATCATCACGGACCTGTTCCTGCCCGGCGACAGCGGCCTGGAACTGCTGCGCGTCCTGCACGGCGACCCGGACGCGCCGCCCGTGATCGTCCTGACCAGTTCCGGCGAGGACCGCCTGCGCGAGCGCGCCCTGACCCTGGGCGCCCGCGCGTTCCTGAGTAAACCCTTCAGCCGCTACGAACTGCTGGACGCCGTGTTCGCCGCCGGAATGCCGCGCTGA
- a CDS encoding STAS domain-containing protein produces MTRPPVTLNIDVQGDTTERSVHLSGRLDAHQVPAFLGAAEPLAQSTTLDLGGVTFMDSSGLAALVKLVRAARTQGGALEIVNVQDAVRLAMEITGLYAVLPIRTA; encoded by the coding sequence ATGACCCGACCACCCGTGACCCTCAATATCGACGTTCAGGGCGACACCACCGAACGCTCCGTTCACCTCAGCGGCCGCCTGGACGCCCATCAGGTTCCCGCCTTCCTGGGGGCCGCCGAGCCGCTCGCGCAGAGCACCACCCTGGACCTGGGCGGCGTGACCTTCATGGACTCCAGCGGCCTGGCCGCGCTGGTCAAACTGGTCCGCGCGGCCCGCACGCAGGGCGGCGCGCTGGAAATCGTGAACGTGCAGGACGCCGTGCGCCTCGCCATGGAAATCACCGGTCTGTACGCCGTGCTGCCCATCCGGACCGCCTGA
- a CDS encoding DEAD/DEAH box helicase, with product MTRIQDRPRRTPVDSSSASSAHSSSSAAPVRDWRALLGDRTPTPVQAGAIPALLSGRDVITTARTGSGKTLAFLIPAAARGIGMSPVRGMRPEVLVITPTRELAVQIRDVARELDMTAGRITGGITPGQTRSEATGKGLISGTPGRLKDLINRNELSLAGLRYVVLDEADELLSLGFLRDVGDILRAAQQQSSAHGHLQVAMASATFPAEIRAVAERFMVNPERIDIAPARSDDAAANAADVLGGATGATHLIVNTTRDQVLDLAAEQVREALREPGGCVVIFSRTKSLVKRRAEKLNEMLTGEIVSPLEGNMDQKKRERTMANLREGKSRVLIATDIAGRGIDLPEVRLVIHMDIASTAEDHVHRSGRTARAGRPGTNLVLLIPEQRGLWQNVRRKLPGALHPPLTREESQIDKDIQEKQGQGRGQQGPGGGRQGQPRAQSAGQGSSHGSSSQGQSAGQGSGSYGAGRSGGRGAQGDRPRGGQGGQGRGEGAAGTGAGRVGPQRPRGRGGRR from the coding sequence ATGACCCGAATTCAGGATAGGCCCCGGCGTACGCCGGTTGATTCTTCGTCTGCCAGCTCTGCTCACTCTTCTTCCAGCGCCGCTCCGGTACGCGACTGGCGCGCCCTGCTGGGTGACCGCACGCCGACGCCCGTGCAGGCCGGCGCGATTCCGGCGCTGCTGTCGGGCCGTGACGTGATCACGACCGCCCGCACCGGGAGCGGGAAGACCCTGGCGTTCCTGATTCCGGCGGCGGCGCGCGGCATCGGCATGAGCCCGGTGCGCGGCATGCGTCCGGAGGTGCTGGTCATCACGCCCACCCGCGAACTCGCCGTGCAGATCCGTGACGTGGCGCGCGAGCTGGACATGACGGCGGGACGCATCACGGGCGGCATCACGCCCGGCCAGACGCGCAGCGAGGCGACCGGGAAGGGCCTGATCTCGGGCACGCCGGGCCGCCTGAAGGACCTGATCAACCGCAACGAACTCAGCCTCGCGGGCCTGCGTTACGTGGTGCTGGACGAGGCGGACGAACTGCTGTCCCTGGGCTTCCTGCGGGACGTGGGCGACATCCTCCGGGCTGCGCAGCAGCAGAGTTCCGCGCACGGGCACCTGCAGGTGGCTATGGCCTCGGCGACATTCCCGGCCGAGATCCGCGCGGTCGCCGAGCGGTTCATGGTGAACCCGGAACGCATCGACATCGCCCCGGCCCGCTCGGACGACGCCGCCGCGAACGCTGCGGACGTGCTGGGCGGCGCGACCGGCGCGACCCATCTGATCGTGAACACCACCCGTGATCAGGTGCTGGACCTCGCGGCCGAACAGGTCCGCGAGGCGCTGCGGGAACCGGGCGGGTGCGTCGTGATCTTCAGCCGCACCAAGTCCCTGGTGAAACGCCGCGCCGAGAAGCTGAACGAGATGCTGACCGGCGAGATCGTCAGCCCGCTCGAAGGGAACATGGACCAGAAGAAACGCGAGCGGACCATGGCGAACCTGCGTGAAGGCAAGTCCCGCGTGCTGATCGCGACCGACATTGCCGGGCGCGGCATCGACCTGCCGGAAGTGCGGCTGGTGATTCACATGGATATCGCCTCGACCGCCGAGGATCACGTGCACCGTTCGGGCCGTACCGCGCGCGCTGGGCGTCCCGGTACGAACCTCGTCCTGCTGATTCCCGAGCAGCGCGGCCTGTGGCAGAACGTGCGCCGCAAACTGCCGGGCGCGCTGCACCCGCCGCTGACCCGCGAGGAGAGCCAGATCGACAAGGACATCCAGGAGAAGCAGGGCCAGGGCCGCGGTCAGCAGGGCCCCGGCGGTGGCCGTCAGGGTCAGCCGCGCGCCCAGAGCGCCGGCCAGGGCAGTAGCCACGGCTCCAGCAGCCAGGGCCAGTCGGCCGGCCAGGGAAGCGGCAGTTACGGAGCCGGCCGTAGCGGCGGGCGCGGCGCGCAGGGTGACCGCCCCCGCGGAGGTCAGGGCGGGCAGGGCCGCGGCGAGGGTGCCGCCGGAACCGGCGCGGGCCGCGTGGGACCGCAGCGTCCCCGTGGACGCGGTGGCCGCCGCTGA